In Lysinibacillus sp. FSL M8-0337, the following proteins share a genomic window:
- the parC gene encoding DNA topoisomerase IV subunit A, producing the protein MSSTEKFQDLPLEEVMGDRFGRYSKYIIQDRALPDARDGLKPVQRRILFAMYTEGNTNDKPFRKSAKTVGNVIGNYHPHGDSSVYEAMVRMSQDWKARHMLIEMHGNNGSVDGDPPAAMRYTEARLSAIAAEMLRDIGKKTVEFVPNFDDQDMEPTVLPARFPNLLVNGSTGISAGYATDIPPHALDEVLDAVLMRLDQPNATVDELMTVIKGPDFPTGGIIQGVDGIKKAYETGRGKIIVRAQAAIEPLKGGKEQIVITELPYDVNKANLVKKIDEQRVDKRLEGIAEIRDESDRTGLRVVIELKKDVPAQGILNYLFKTTDLQVAYNFNMIAIHNRRPTMMTLPLLLDAYIAHQKEVVTNRSIYDLQKAKDRSHIVDGLIKALSILDEVIATIRSSNDKRDAKTNLQVKFDFTEVQSEAIVSLQLYRLTNTDITELRREQDELNALIAKLEGILHSGAKLVRVIKQELLDIKKRFSEPRRSKIEQEIEEIKITLDVLVPSEDVVVTVTKDGYIKRTSTRSHAASNGQDFAMKDSDYLLYEATLNTQHHLLLFTNRGNYIYQPVHELPDIRWKDLGQHISSIVPTGEDETILAVYGFDSFEQPNTYILTATKEGQIKRSPLPDYAVTRYSKPIKTMNVKSGDEMIMADIVSDEAELLLITDTAYAIRFPIEELPVTGVKTGGVKGITLKDGEVLAGVTILKPSDTEYVVIVTQRGAVKKMNVAEVDMASRAKRGLKVLTELKANPHRVVAVVKASDEEQVIVETEKGVQEIIDVKGLTRADRHSNGSFKIDIATDGSISHVMKMKKEEE; encoded by the coding sequence ATGAGTAGTACGGAAAAGTTTCAAGATTTACCATTAGAAGAAGTAATGGGCGACCGGTTTGGTCGTTATAGTAAATATATTATTCAAGACCGAGCGTTGCCAGATGCGCGCGACGGTCTTAAACCTGTACAGCGACGTATTTTATTTGCAATGTATACGGAAGGCAATACGAATGATAAACCGTTCCGTAAGTCTGCCAAAACTGTCGGAAATGTAATCGGTAACTACCATCCACATGGTGATAGTTCGGTATATGAAGCGATGGTGCGAATGAGTCAAGATTGGAAAGCGCGCCATATGCTGATAGAAATGCACGGAAATAATGGTTCTGTTGATGGAGATCCACCTGCTGCGATGCGTTATACAGAAGCAAGATTGTCAGCAATTGCAGCTGAAATGCTACGTGATATCGGTAAAAAGACAGTGGAATTTGTACCGAATTTTGATGATCAAGATATGGAGCCAACGGTATTGCCTGCTCGCTTCCCGAATTTACTTGTCAACGGGTCGACAGGGATATCCGCCGGTTATGCCACAGATATTCCTCCACATGCACTTGATGAGGTGTTAGATGCCGTTTTAATGCGTTTAGATCAACCGAATGCTACTGTCGATGAGCTTATGACGGTGATTAAAGGCCCTGACTTCCCAACAGGAGGGATTATTCAAGGTGTCGATGGTATTAAAAAGGCTTATGAAACAGGACGCGGTAAAATTATTGTTCGTGCTCAAGCAGCCATAGAACCATTAAAAGGCGGGAAAGAACAAATCGTTATAACGGAATTACCGTATGATGTAAATAAGGCGAATCTTGTAAAGAAAATTGATGAACAACGCGTCGATAAACGACTGGAAGGCATTGCGGAAATTCGAGATGAATCCGATCGTACGGGTTTACGTGTCGTGATTGAGTTGAAAAAAGACGTGCCAGCACAGGGCATTTTAAATTACTTATTTAAAACTACTGATTTGCAAGTAGCCTATAACTTTAATATGATTGCGATCCATAATCGTCGTCCAACGATGATGACATTGCCGCTGCTACTTGATGCGTACATAGCCCATCAAAAAGAAGTGGTGACAAACCGCTCCATTTATGATTTACAAAAGGCTAAAGACCGTTCTCATATTGTTGATGGCTTGATTAAAGCGCTGTCGATTTTAGATGAAGTAATTGCAACAATTCGTTCATCGAATGATAAGCGCGACGCAAAAACAAATTTACAGGTGAAATTTGACTTTACTGAAGTACAATCTGAGGCGATTGTGAGCTTACAATTATACCGTTTAACGAATACGGATATTACAGAGCTACGTCGTGAACAAGATGAGTTAAATGCATTGATTGCGAAGCTAGAAGGTATTTTGCATAGTGGAGCGAAACTTGTTCGTGTCATTAAACAAGAATTACTTGATATAAAGAAACGTTTTTCTGAACCGCGCCGTTCGAAAATCGAACAAGAGATTGAAGAAATTAAAATTACGTTAGACGTGCTTGTTCCGAGTGAAGATGTGGTGGTCACAGTGACGAAGGATGGTTATATTAAGCGCACATCTACACGTTCGCATGCCGCATCTAATGGACAAGATTTTGCCATGAAAGACTCCGATTATTTACTGTATGAGGCAACGTTAAATACCCAGCATCATCTATTGTTGTTCACCAATCGTGGGAATTATATTTATCAGCCTGTACATGAATTGCCAGATATTCGTTGGAAAGATCTTGGACAGCATATCTCAAGTATTGTGCCAACAGGGGAAGATGAAACGATTCTTGCAGTCTATGGTTTTGATTCCTTTGAACAGCCAAACACCTATATTTTAACCGCTACAAAGGAAGGTCAAATTAAACGCTCGCCACTGCCAGATTATGCAGTGACACGTTATTCGAAGCCGATTAAGACGATGAATGTTAAATCAGGTGATGAAATGATAATGGCGGATATTGTATCAGACGAGGCAGAGTTGTTATTGATTACCGATACAGCCTACGCTATCCGCTTCCCAATTGAAGAGCTTCCTGTCACAGGTGTTAAAACGGGTGGCGTGAAAGGCATTACGTTAAAAGATGGGGAAGTACTTGCTGGTGTAACAATATTAAAGCCGTCTGATACAGAGTATGTTGTGATTGTTACCCAACGAGGCGCTGTGAAGAAGATGAATGTCGCTGAAGTCGATATGGCAAGTAGAGCAAAACGTGGTTTAAAAGTGTTAACTGAATTAAAAGCCAATCCACATCGTGTAGTTGCGGTAGTAAAGGCAAGCGATGAGGAACAAGTCATTGTTGAAACAGAAAAAGGTGTGCAAGAAATCATTGATGTCAAAGGTTTAACGCGCGCAGATCGTCATTCGAATGGTTCCTTTAAAATAGATATTGCTACAGATGGTTCCATTTCTCATGTAATGAAAATGAAAAAAGAAGAGGAATAA
- a CDS encoding sodium/solute symporter (Members of the Solute:Sodium Symporter (SSS), TC 2.A.21 as described in tcdb.org, catalyze solute:Na+ symport. Known solutes for members of the family include sugars, amino acids, nucleosides, inositols, vitamins, urea or anions, depending on the system.): MSFIAIFFFVAIVGLTLIITWWASKRTSSASDFYTAGGGLTGWQNGLAIAGDYLSAASFLGIAGAVALFGFDGFFFSIGYLVAYLVVLYIVAEPLRNLGKFTLADMITARFNNSKVRGTAALSTITIVLFYMIAQLVGAGALIQLLLGIDYWVAVLIVGVMMTTYVLFGGMTATSWVQIIKACLLMLGTVIISFLVLKEFGFSISTMFTEMSTATDSGAAYLNPGLKYTNGIDTISVLIALVLGTAGLPHILMRFFTVKDAKTARSSVIWATWIVGLFYVLTIFLGFGAAAFVGKEDIIAANAAGNMAAPLLAEALGGDILFSFVCAVAFATILAVVAGLVLSGASALSHDIYGQIIKKGKVTEKEQVLAARIGSITISIVSILLALGAQTLNVAFLVSLAFCIAGSANLPVIIYTIYWKRFNTAGAVTAMLTGLISALILVAVSPNVWNPVEGKAIFVGNPLIMLTNPAIISVPLGFLGGFIGTLLSKETDEAKYREVDVKANTGISVQDVSH, translated from the coding sequence ATGAGCTTTATCGCAATATTTTTCTTCGTAGCAATTGTTGGTCTTACATTAATTATTACATGGTGGGCATCTAAACGTACTTCTTCTGCAAGTGATTTCTACACTGCAGGCGGTGGTTTAACAGGCTGGCAAAATGGACTAGCTATCGCTGGTGACTACTTATCAGCAGCTTCTTTCCTAGGGATCGCTGGTGCCGTTGCATTATTCGGATTTGATGGATTCTTCTTCTCTATCGGTTATTTAGTAGCTTACTTAGTGGTGCTATATATCGTAGCTGAGCCATTACGTAACCTTGGTAAATTTACATTAGCTGACATGATTACAGCACGTTTTAATAATTCTAAAGTTCGTGGTACAGCAGCTCTAAGTACCATTACAATTGTATTGTTCTACATGATTGCACAACTAGTTGGTGCAGGCGCACTTATTCAATTACTTTTAGGAATTGACTATTGGGTTGCAGTATTAATCGTTGGTGTTATGATGACTACTTATGTTTTATTCGGTGGTATGACTGCAACTTCTTGGGTACAAATTATTAAAGCTTGTCTATTAATGTTAGGTACTGTCATTATTTCTTTCTTAGTATTAAAAGAGTTTGGCTTCAGTATTTCAACAATGTTTACAGAAATGTCTACTGCTACTGACAGCGGTGCGGCATACTTAAATCCTGGACTTAAGTATACAAACGGTATTGATACAATTTCAGTTTTAATTGCCCTTGTATTAGGTACTGCAGGTCTTCCACATATCTTAATGCGTTTCTTCACAGTAAAAGATGCAAAAACAGCTCGTTCTTCAGTTATTTGGGCTACTTGGATTGTAGGTCTATTCTATGTATTAACAATCTTCTTAGGCTTCGGTGCTGCTGCATTCGTTGGTAAAGAAGACATTATCGCTGCAAACGCGGCTGGTAACATGGCTGCTCCACTTCTTGCAGAAGCACTTGGTGGCGACATTCTGTTCTCATTCGTTTGTGCAGTAGCATTCGCAACAATCTTAGCGGTAGTAGCAGGTCTTGTACTTTCAGGTGCATCTGCCCTATCACATGATATTTATGGTCAAATTATTAAAAAAGGTAAGGTTACAGAAAAAGAGCAAGTACTTGCTGCTCGTATCGGTTCTATTACAATCTCTATAGTATCAATCCTTCTTGCACTTGGTGCACAAACATTAAACGTTGCATTCTTAGTATCACTAGCATTCTGTATTGCTGGTTCGGCAAACTTACCAGTAATTATTTACACAATTTATTGGAAACGCTTTAATACGGCTGGTGCAGTAACAGCGATGTTAACAGGTTTAATTTCTGCTTTAATACTTGTAGCTGTATCTCCAAACGTTTGGAATCCAGTTGAAGGTAAAGCAATCTTCGTAGGTAATCCGTTAATTATGTTAACGAATCCTGCAATAATTTCTGTACCACTTGGTTTCTTAGGTGGTTTCATCGGAACGTTACTTTCTAAAGAAACTGATGAAGCGAAATATCGTGAAGTTGATGTAAAAGCAAATACTGGTATTTCAGTTCAAGACGTATCTCATTAA
- a CDS encoding DUF485 domain-containing protein → MANITENKNVQSVDYNAIEAMESFNNFVKKKNTFLFSITAGFLILYILLPILAFQPVLQQKVVGSITGVWIYSAGLFIMTIVLCTVYVKKASSFDKAAAAVLAEYQAKGGK, encoded by the coding sequence ATGGCTAACATTACTGAGAACAAAAACGTACAATCAGTTGACTATAATGCAATTGAAGCTATGGAATCGTTCAACAACTTCGTAAAAAAGAAAAATACTTTCCTTTTTTCGATCACAGCAGGGTTTTTAATTCTTTATATTTTACTACCAATCCTTGCTTTCCAGCCTGTACTACAACAAAAAGTTGTTGGTAGTATTACGGGCGTTTGGATTTACTCAGCAGGACTTTTCATCATGACAATTGTTCTTTGTACAGTATATGTAAAAAAAGCTTCTTCATTCGATAAAGCTGCAGCTGCAGTTCTTGCAGAGTATCAAGCGAAAGGTGGAAAATAA
- a CDS encoding TatD family hydrolase — protein sequence MLIDAHIHLDQYQEEEVHLLLDEAQMVIAVSMDLQSCEKTLKLSRAYAKVKAAYGFHPEQSLPNDREKEALFDWIRQHASEMIAVGEVGLPYYRKQTHILDERPYIALLEQFILLAQELHKPIVLHAVYEDALIACDLLEKHGIKKAHFHWFKGSEEAIVRMIHNGYYISITPDCVYEAEIQDLITKYPLELMMVETDGPWPFEGPFDKARTSPSMMAKSIEVIATLKGITTQEAANTVTRNTKLFYDL from the coding sequence ATGTTGATTGATGCACATATTCATTTAGATCAGTATCAAGAAGAAGAAGTACATTTGCTACTTGATGAGGCGCAAATGGTTATAGCGGTCAGTATGGACTTACAATCTTGTGAGAAAACGCTGAAGTTATCGAGAGCCTATGCGAAGGTCAAGGCAGCGTATGGTTTTCATCCTGAACAGTCGTTGCCTAATGATAGGGAGAAAGAAGCTTTATTTGATTGGATACGACAGCATGCTAGTGAGATGATTGCTGTTGGAGAGGTTGGTTTACCTTATTATCGAAAACAAACGCATATATTGGATGAGCGCCCTTATATTGCGTTATTAGAACAATTTATTCTGTTAGCGCAAGAACTTCATAAACCGATAGTGTTACATGCTGTTTATGAGGATGCACTAATCGCTTGTGATTTACTTGAGAAACATGGTATAAAGAAAGCTCATTTTCATTGGTTCAAGGGAAGTGAAGAGGCAATTGTGCGCATGATACATAATGGTTATTATATTTCCATTACGCCTGATTGTGTTTATGAAGCGGAAATACAAGATTTGATTACAAAGTATCCATTGGAACTGATGATGGTGGAAACGGATGGACCTTGGCCATTTGAAGGACCTTTTGATAAGGCTCGAACTTCGCCGTCTATGATGGCTAAAAGTATCGAAGTCATTGCAACGCTTAAAGGTATAACAACGCAAGAAGCGGCCAATACCGTGACACGAAACACAAAATTATTTTACGATTTATAA
- a CDS encoding cation acetate symporter, producing MNLVSVGFFLGIVGLTLIVTYIAAKRTSSASDFYTAGGGLKGWQNGFAIAGDYLSAAAFLGVSGAIALTGFDGFFFSVGYVVANLVLLYVIAEPMRNLGRYTLADMLTARFNEKRIRGVAATGTIIIVILYMIAQLVGAGALIKLLFGIEYWVAVLIVGVMMTTYVLFGGMTATSWVQIIKAGLLLFGTGLLATLVLMKFDFSLVKMFDTISSDHGDKFLVPGMKYSSSIDSVSMMMALVLGTSGLPHILMRFFTVKDAKTARASISWTTWITAIFFSLTIFLGFGAMHFVGLDKIIAESKAGNTAAPLLAEFLGGDVLMSFICAVAFATILAVVSGLVLTGASAISHDIYGEIIKNGKLTEKQQVLAARTGSISIAIVSIILALFAQSLNVSFLVSFAFCIGASANLPVILYTIYWKKFNSTGAVTAMVTGLVSCLVLGAMGPNVWSPVEGAAIFVGNPLVPLAVPAIITIPLGFIAGYLGSVLSTNKVSQAEADRIYKEIRVKANTGVSVSDISH from the coding sequence ATGAATTTAGTATCAGTAGGATTCTTCTTAGGAATCGTAGGTTTAACATTAATCGTTACGTATATCGCTGCGAAGCGTACTTCTTCTGCCAGTGATTTCTATACTGCCGGTGGTGGATTAAAAGGATGGCAAAACGGCTTTGCGATTGCTGGTGACTACTTATCAGCGGCTGCATTTCTAGGGGTTTCAGGTGCTATCGCATTAACTGGTTTTGATGGTTTCTTCTTCTCAGTAGGTTATGTTGTTGCGAACTTAGTTTTACTATATGTCATTGCGGAACCAATGCGTAATTTAGGACGCTATACATTAGCCGATATGTTAACAGCTCGCTTTAATGAAAAACGTATTCGTGGAGTAGCTGCTACAGGCACAATTATTATCGTTATTCTTTATATGATTGCTCAATTAGTAGGTGCTGGTGCTCTTATTAAATTATTATTTGGTATTGAGTATTGGGTTGCGGTGTTAATTGTAGGCGTTATGATGACTACTTATGTATTATTTGGTGGTATGACGGCTACTTCATGGGTTCAAATTATTAAAGCTGGACTTTTACTATTTGGGACAGGTTTATTAGCAACACTGGTATTAATGAAATTCGATTTCTCTTTAGTGAAAATGTTTGATACGATTTCATCTGATCACGGCGATAAGTTTTTAGTGCCAGGTATGAAATACTCAAGTTCAATTGACTCTGTTTCAATGATGATGGCACTAGTATTAGGTACGTCAGGTTTACCACATATCCTAATGCGCTTCTTTACTGTTAAAGATGCTAAAACAGCTCGTGCTTCTATTTCTTGGACAACTTGGATTACAGCTATTTTCTTCTCATTAACAATTTTCTTAGGTTTTGGTGCTATGCACTTTGTAGGGCTTGATAAAATCATCGCTGAAAGTAAAGCTGGAAATACGGCAGCTCCACTATTAGCTGAATTCCTTGGTGGCGATGTGCTGATGTCATTTATTTGTGCGGTTGCATTTGCAACAATCTTAGCGGTAGTTTCAGGACTAGTATTAACAGGTGCATCTGCAATTTCTCATGATATTTATGGTGAGATTATTAAAAATGGTAAATTAACTGAAAAGCAACAAGTTTTAGCTGCTCGTACAGGCTCAATTTCAATTGCCATTGTATCGATTATCCTTGCATTATTTGCACAAAGTTTAAACGTTTCATTCTTAGTATCATTTGCATTCTGTATCGGGGCTTCTGCCAACCTACCTGTTATTTTATATACAATTTACTGGAAAAAGTTCAATTCAACTGGTGCGGTAACTGCCATGGTAACAGGCTTAGTTTCATGTTTAGTTCTAGGTGCTATGGGTCCAAACGTTTGGAGTCCAGTTGAAGGTGCAGCAATTTTTGTTGGAAATCCACTAGTGCCACTTGCAGTTCCAGCAATTATCACGATTCCTCTTGGCTTTATTGCCGGGTACTTAGGTTCTGTTCTTTCTACTAACAAAGTATCTCAAGCAGAGGCGGATCGTATTTACAAAGAGATCCGTGTAAAAGCAAATACAGGGGTATCCGTTTCAGATATTTCTCATTAA
- a CDS encoding DUF485 domain-containing protein: MANNQASKSIVIDYDAIAKQESFKALVRKKNAFLWSITVFFLAAYMLLPILTSYTTILHQKAIGEVTWVWIYAAGLFIMTWSLCHLYVAKANSYDKEAKAIIAEYENGGGRL, from the coding sequence ATGGCGAACAATCAAGCAAGCAAAAGCATTGTTATTGATTATGATGCAATTGCAAAACAAGAATCGTTTAAAGCACTTGTAAGAAAAAAGAATGCCTTTCTATGGTCAATCACTGTATTCTTTTTAGCAGCTTACATGTTGCTACCTATTCTTACATCTTACACAACAATCCTACACCAAAAGGCTATTGGGGAAGTCACTTGGGTATGGATTTACGCAGCAGGATTATTCATCATGACTTGGAGTTTATGTCATCTATATGTTGCGAAAGCAAATAGCTATGACAAAGAAGCAAAAGCAATTATAGCTGAATATGAAAACGGGGGTGGCCGCCTATGA
- a CDS encoding ABC transporter substrate-binding protein: protein MKKWLFIMVAALLTLVGCSEKGDKKEEASSEKKVSVVLDWTPNTNHTGLYVAQKLGYFKEQGLDVEIILPGDAGADQLVASGKAEFGVSIQEGITQARVQGVPLVSIAAIIQHNTSGFASLASKGITSPKDYEGKTYGGWGAPVEQAVLQSLMKADNADINKLDIVNAGDIDFFTMMQKDIDFAWIYYAWTGIEAELRGEKLNMQYLTDYSEQLDYYTPVLATNEKMIKDNPDVVKAFVAATTKGYEYAIAHPSEAADILLEAVPDLDKELVHKSQEWLAGKYQDDAAQWGEQKLAVWENYADWMTKNNVLEGDFNAQQAFTNDFLPKKGAK from the coding sequence ATGAAAAAATGGTTATTCATTATGGTTGCTGCACTATTGACATTAGTTGGGTGTAGCGAAAAAGGGGACAAAAAAGAGGAAGCCAGTTCAGAGAAGAAAGTATCCGTTGTACTGGACTGGACACCTAATACGAATCATACGGGGCTTTATGTGGCGCAAAAGCTTGGCTATTTTAAAGAGCAAGGCTTAGACGTAGAGATTATTTTACCAGGTGATGCAGGTGCTGATCAGCTTGTGGCGTCTGGGAAAGCAGAGTTTGGTGTAAGCATCCAAGAAGGCATTACGCAAGCTCGTGTACAAGGTGTGCCGCTTGTTTCGATTGCGGCAATTATTCAGCATAATACTTCAGGCTTTGCATCACTTGCTTCAAAAGGCATTACATCACCAAAAGATTATGAAGGAAAAACCTATGGTGGCTGGGGTGCTCCAGTGGAACAAGCGGTTTTACAGTCATTGATGAAAGCAGACAATGCTGATATCAATAAATTAGATATCGTCAATGCGGGAGATATCGACTTTTTCACAATGATGCAAAAGGATATTGACTTTGCGTGGATTTATTATGCTTGGACAGGTATTGAGGCAGAGCTTCGTGGGGAAAAGTTAAATATGCAGTATTTAACCGACTATAGTGAGCAGCTCGATTATTATACACCTGTATTGGCAACGAATGAAAAGATGATAAAGGATAATCCTGATGTCGTAAAGGCATTTGTTGCGGCAACTACAAAAGGCTATGAATATGCGATAGCGCATCCAAGTGAAGCGGCTGATATTTTACTTGAAGCAGTACCTGATTTGGATAAAGAGCTTGTGCATAAAAGTCAGGAATGGTTAGCGGGTAAATATCAAGACGATGCGGCGCAATGGGGAGAACAAAAGTTAGCAGTTTGGGAAAACTATGCGGACTGGATGACAAAGAATAACGTTTTAGAAGGCGACTTTAATGCACAACAAGCATTTACTAACGATTTCTTACCAAAGAAAGGAGCGAAATAA
- a CDS encoding thiamine-binding protein — MANSLISVQIIPKTEKYEDVIPFVDAAIAVIDASGVHYEVHPLETTMEGELSTLLQIIEQMNKKMIDLGAINVITQVKILYQPAGITMGTLTEKYRG; from the coding sequence ATGGCGAATTCATTAATTAGTGTACAAATCATACCTAAAACAGAAAAATATGAGGATGTGATCCCATTTGTGGATGCGGCGATTGCTGTGATTGATGCTTCTGGTGTGCACTATGAGGTGCATCCACTGGAAACAACAATGGAGGGTGAATTATCCACTTTGTTACAAATTATAGAACAGATGAATAAAAAGATGATTGACTTAGGCGCTATCAATGTTATTACACAAGTGAAAATTTTATATCAGCCAGCCGGCATTACGATGGGGACATTGACGGAGAAATATCGAGGGTGA
- a CDS encoding ABC transporter ATP-binding protein, with translation MLNIQDISKSFGSLEVVYNLSFTVQEGEFVAIIGPSGSGKSTLFQLIGGITPVDHGAILLDGDNIQRKTGIIGYMPQQPCLLPWRTILENVMIVEELQRRPNKELAKAWLEKVGLASFENAYPHALSGGMQQRVSFLRAIVSGKPILCLDEPFSALDEFTRLEMQAWLLSIWEEHKKSILFVTHSIEEALFLADRIIVLTKRPATVKEEIIVPFARPRSEEIRHSTQFTQLKQQLFQYLKEEKDDAYVD, from the coding sequence ATGCTGAACATTCAAGACATATCTAAGTCTTTTGGCTCGCTTGAAGTGGTGTATAATTTATCCTTTACAGTACAGGAAGGTGAATTTGTGGCAATTATTGGCCCTTCAGGTAGCGGCAAAAGCACACTCTTTCAATTGATAGGAGGAATAACGCCTGTCGATCACGGCGCTATTTTGTTAGATGGAGACAATATTCAACGAAAAACGGGCATCATTGGCTATATGCCCCAACAACCTTGCTTATTACCGTGGCGGACGATATTAGAAAATGTCATGATTGTTGAAGAATTGCAGCGTCGTCCGAATAAAGAGCTTGCCAAAGCGTGGCTAGAAAAGGTTGGTCTTGCTTCGTTTGAAAATGCTTATCCGCATGCATTATCAGGAGGTATGCAGCAACGTGTATCATTTTTGCGCGCTATCGTCAGTGGGAAACCGATACTATGCTTAGATGAACCTTTTTCAGCGCTCGATGAGTTTACAAGATTAGAAATGCAGGCATGGCTGTTATCTATTTGGGAGGAACATAAAAAATCTATTCTATTCGTGACACATAGTATTGAAGAAGCGCTATTTTTAGCGGATCGCATTATTGTATTAACGAAACGTCCAGCGACGGTTAAGGAAGAAATCATTGTGCCGTTTGCACGACCACGTTCCGAGGAAATTCGCCATTCCACTCAATTTACACAGTTAAAACAACAACTTTTTCAGTATTTAAAGGAAGAAAAGGACGATGCATATGTTGATTGA
- a CDS encoding ABC transporter permease, which produces MKQVIMKGRSIIFIAFLLFIWELIIRIADIPHWLLPAPSAIMIEGIESFSTFSPHVWATIQLALLGLAIGVICGLSVAVFLHRSSTIRAFVYPILIVSQNVPVLVLAPLLIIWFGFGLLPKLIIICLVCFFPIVIAAMDGFRQTSAELKHYFAMIGATKGQTFWKLEWPYAYPSIFSGIKIAATYSVMGAVIAEWLGAKKGIGVYMTLAQSSFRTDRVFVAIFAIVLLSLLLFSVIRFVEKLVVKGRGAHAEHSRHI; this is translated from the coding sequence GTGAAACAGGTAATTATGAAAGGAAGGTCGATTATTTTTATCGCCTTCCTCTTATTCATATGGGAACTTATTATACGAATAGCTGATATCCCTCATTGGCTATTGCCAGCGCCAAGTGCCATTATGATTGAAGGTATTGAATCGTTTTCAACGTTTAGTCCCCATGTTTGGGCCACGATTCAACTAGCATTACTAGGACTTGCGATTGGTGTGATTTGTGGCTTAAGCGTTGCGGTATTTTTACATCGCTCATCAACAATAAGAGCGTTTGTTTATCCTATTCTCATTGTGTCTCAAAATGTGCCAGTGCTCGTTTTAGCGCCATTATTAATTATTTGGTTTGGCTTCGGCCTATTACCCAAGCTGATTATTATTTGTCTCGTTTGCTTCTTTCCAATCGTTATCGCGGCGATGGATGGGTTTAGGCAAACCTCTGCTGAGCTCAAACATTATTTTGCAATGATTGGTGCTACGAAAGGGCAAACATTTTGGAAATTAGAATGGCCTTATGCTTATCCATCCATCTTTTCCGGTATTAAGATTGCGGCGACCTACAGTGTGATGGGAGCGGTCATAGCAGAATGGCTTGGTGCAAAAAAGGGAATTGGTGTTTATATGACGCTCGCACAATCATCGTTTCGAACGGATCGCGTCTTTGTAGCGATATTTGCGATTGTCTTATTAAGTTTATTGTTATTTAGTGTGATTCGTTTTGTAGAAAAGCTTGTTGTAAAGGGGAGGGGCGCACATGCTGAACATTCAAGACATATCTAA
- a CDS encoding SCO family protein, translated as MISWREVYTLLRRKWIILVGLLVISSLLTACGSYKFEPEMSIDVQDFSFTNQNNEQVNLESFKGEPWLAMFIFTNCNSICPPMTYNMTDVQKSLEDEGVKDYKIVAFSVDPEVDTPDVLKNYLKTYTVVDDSKWQLLTGYKQVYIEQFARKSFNSLVKNDPNSDQVVHMSSFYLVNADGVVVKDYDGTTDVPVETIVADMKALSKN; from the coding sequence ATGATAAGTTGGAGGGAAGTGTACACTTTGTTAAGAAGGAAATGGATCATACTAGTTGGATTACTAGTAATAAGTAGTTTATTAACTGCTTGCGGTAGTTATAAATTTGAACCTGAAATGAGTATTGACGTACAAGATTTTTCTTTTACCAATCAAAACAATGAGCAAGTGAACCTTGAGAGCTTTAAAGGAGAGCCTTGGCTAGCCATGTTCATATTTACAAATTGCAATTCGATTTGTCCGCCAATGACATATAATATGACAGATGTGCAAAAGTCATTAGAAGATGAAGGCGTAAAGGACTATAAAATCGTAGCATTTAGCGTAGATCCAGAAGTTGACACACCGGATGTATTAAAAAATTATTTAAAAACGTACACGGTTGTTGATGATAGCAAATGGCAGCTGCTGACTGGGTATAAGCAAGTATATATAGAGCAATTTGCACGAAAATCATTTAATTCATTAGTAAAAAATGATCCAAATTCTGATCAAGTAGTACATATGTCGAGCTTTTATTTAGTTAATGCTGACGGTGTTGTCGTAAAAGATTATGATGGCACGACAGATGTACCGGTTGAAACAATCGTAGCAGATATGAAAGCATTGTCTAAAAACTAA